In one window of Nesterenkonia sandarakina DNA:
- a CDS encoding BMP family lipoprotein, whose protein sequence is MKRSFKTSGAIAATAAAALLLSSCGEAPEEDGEGTASEEVDYKACLVSDEGGWDDRSFNQSAFEGLEMAIDELNIDSANAQSTAESEYGPNVDTMVQQNCDVVFGVGFLLEEGLREAAEANPETDFALIDSYFNLEEGEELENAKPLVFNTGEAAYLAGYVAAAMSETGVVGTWGGIQIPSVTVFMDGYADGVERYNEDNDGDVELVGWDKEGQTGSFSGDFSDQTQGGEVTEQLLSQDADIIMPVAGNAGVGAGPALEAADAKMIWVDSDGYESTDFGDIVLTSVLKEIGQSVYATIEEGTQDGFSNESYVGTLENEGVGLAPFHDFEDEVPSEVADAIEQLRQEIIDGDTVIESENAPS, encoded by the coding sequence ATGAAGAGGTCCTTCAAGACCAGCGGCGCCATCGCCGCCACGGCCGCCGCAGCACTGCTCCTGTCCTCCTGCGGAGAGGCCCCCGAGGAGGACGGCGAGGGCACCGCCTCCGAAGAGGTCGACTACAAGGCCTGCCTGGTCTCCGATGAGGGCGGCTGGGATGACCGCTCCTTCAACCAGTCGGCCTTCGAAGGCCTGGAGATGGCCATCGACGAGCTGAACATCGACTCCGCGAACGCGCAGTCCACTGCCGAGTCCGAGTATGGTCCCAACGTGGACACCATGGTCCAGCAGAACTGTGACGTGGTCTTCGGCGTGGGCTTCCTGCTCGAAGAGGGCCTGCGTGAAGCCGCCGAGGCCAACCCGGAGACCGACTTCGCGCTGATCGACTCCTACTTCAACTTGGAAGAGGGCGAAGAGCTCGAGAACGCCAAGCCGCTGGTCTTCAACACCGGTGAGGCCGCCTACCTGGCCGGCTACGTCGCCGCCGCGATGAGCGAGACCGGCGTCGTCGGCACCTGGGGCGGCATCCAGATCCCCTCGGTGACCGTGTTCATGGACGGCTACGCCGACGGCGTGGAGCGCTACAACGAGGACAACGACGGCGACGTCGAGCTGGTCGGCTGGGACAAGGAGGGCCAGACCGGCTCCTTCTCCGGGGACTTCAGCGACCAGACCCAGGGCGGCGAGGTCACCGAGCAGCTGCTGAGCCAGGACGCCGACATCATCATGCCCGTGGCCGGCAACGCCGGCGTCGGGGCCGGCCCCGCCCTGGAGGCGGCCGACGCCAAGATGATCTGGGTCGACTCCGACGGCTATGAGTCCACCGACTTCGGAGACATCGTGCTGACCTCCGTGCTCAAGGAGATCGGCCAGTCGGTCTACGCCACCATCGAGGAAGGCACCCAGGACGGCTTCAGCAACGAGTCCTACGTGGGCACCCTGGAGAACGAGGGCGTCGGCCTGGCACCCTTCCACGACTTCGAGGACGAGGTGCCCTCCGAGGTCGCAGATGCCATCGAGCAGCTGCGCCAGGAGATCATCGATGGCGACACCGTCATCGAGTCCGAGAACGCCCCGTCCTGA